A single genomic interval of Dysidea avara chromosome 8, odDysAvar1.4, whole genome shotgun sequence harbors:
- the LOC136262756 gene encoding tyrosine-protein kinase transmembrane receptor Ror2-like isoform X1, translated as MNRVHLMLTALLPILWCFSSVIALDTCLQTSPAAKPKSETGFVNLKVDSNKTEIEKLDGLSLLLNCSGYAFPHGKIIWYRYKNESGCLKPAPIHEYWSFDYHYIIQSNVGEEGRVESSLTIDRFSKFYEGLYFCMLINGDYSAFDQREVELTHVPPPDPRPSEPPPGPYTLKLDFRLMLNISVELVNNSVLISWERTQRNEERDFCRGKYKWGVQVLTWKHDSELHKDYSHIWNQSFVDDATKVQSTFEIPTADCYKNRTFLNINVSNSVFYKFQIKVNKTVKKETETVLGTDFYGSYLHYFGSKSLPSISYPREGQVIPAGDSPCVVTGEPEPLLQVLRGIDDHSAFTCIASSVHVNAPHMAVRPSVFVSYRVEEPEVISNPPMPESRCEPSSLLHGVCSQYIPRDIFVNITSNISDLEEEASVMFAEIVDSNDNCQSLMREFVCHSLFPHCPSEGMRRSICRQSCMEAMQCGGRTFQNIQSQLPPGSDASGNCFNLVDTEAGDAPECILLTSQKDGENFTDGSCLVGKGQNYTGPINVTASGRSCRSWSQQDFYHPFIFPELWNATASCRNPGGAGKRPWCYVNLTDNAPVRWEYCDIPQCPSCEPVPDECRNVQGYSRSTSVFIGNNGRQQQSDALDDCTPDSTTTACYDIWKNIACHLAFPNCVESTSINQMHSARPLCKAYCERIKKVTNDEGSCPMPHDCDMSSLVHQLPENCSGLPKENCITAELILPSTTDGELVTTDNGDDKQVHLALSIFVAAAVCLVSVLTIAGIIIGYCCCCYCGVEPNRNALIKPIPNPLENPVFATMKFKYVSNPDYSKSSFESTSAFADKSLRPISKTQIHYIRDLGSGNFGLVYQGKVEKIIEGEEFTMAAIKTLREGSSAEGMKNFLHEAKLACQFDHDNIIKLHGICMSEGFYCLVFEYMDLGDLNEYLRGSASSTQRHIMNPLDSTSRSRTESSLSNNPPRLNVQQLVSICHQIALGMEYFASLNHVHRDLATRNCLVATGLVVKIGDFGMSQTLYHSDYYKQRGEQALPVRWMAPEAFIYGRFSSEGDVWSFGVVMWEVFSFAMQPYYGKMNDQVMNEVRRGHTLSHPDDCPSTIYEIMRSCWQMEPHRRPTFRELVDELNTWRPTHCSTSTALESQGSLRDDIEDSVSLPSIQDKDVDLELSVFDDCNMSGTEEDIAD; from the exons ATGAACCGTGTACACTTGATGCTGACGGCGTTACTACCGATACTATGGTGTTTCAGCTCTGTGATAGCCTTGGATACCTGCTTGCAGACCAGTCCGGCAGCCAAACCGAAATCAGAAACTG GATTTGTTAACCTGAAAGTTGACTCGAATAAGACTGAGATAGAGAAGCTGGATGGACTTAGCCTCTTGTTAAATTGCAGTGGTTACGCCTTTCCTCACGGAAAGATAATCTGGTATCGTTATAAGAACGAATCCGGTTGTCTAAAGCCAGCGCCTATTCACGAGTATTGGTCCTTTGATTATCATTACATAATCCAATCAAACGTTGGTGAAGAAGGTCGAGTAGAGTCGTCACTTACCATTGATAGATTTAGCAAGTTCTATGAGGGGCTGTACTTTTGTATGCTGATCAACGGGGACTATTCAGCCTTTGACCAAAGGGAGGTGGAGTTGACACACG TACCGCCTCCTGACCCTAGACCGTCTGAACCTCCTCCAGGTCCATATACACTAAAACTTGATTTCCGTCTTATGCTTAACATTTCTGTCGAGTTGGTCAATAATAGTGTTTTGATTAGCTGGGAAAGGACACAACGAAATGAAGAGCGGGATTTCTGTAGAGGCAAATACAAATGGGGTGTACAAGTTTTGACATGGAAACACGACAGTGAATTGCACAAAGATTATAGTCACATCTGGAATCAATCTTTTGTTGATGATGCTACCAAAGTGCAAAGCACCTTTGAAATACCGACTGCTGATTGTTACAAGAACAGAACCTTCTTGAACATTAATGTGTCCAACAGTGTGTTCTACAAGTTTcaaataaaagtaaacaaaactGTGAAGAAGGAGACTGAGACTGTCTTGGGCACAGATTTCTATGGATCATATCTCCACTACTTTGGCAGCAAAA GTTTACCGAGCATATCTTATCCTCGTGAAGGACAGGTTATACCAGCTGGTGATAGCCCTTGTGTAGTTACTGGTGAACCAGAGCCATTGCTACAAGTTTTACGGGGAATAGATGATCATTCAGCATTCACCTGCATTGCTTCAAGTGTACATGTGAATGCGCCACATATGGCCGTTCGTCCTTCTGTGTTTGTAAGCTACCGTG ttgaagaGCCTGAAGTTATTTCTAACCCACCAATGCCAGAGTCAAG ATGTGAACCATCTTCACTACTTCATGGGGTCTGCAGTCAGTACATTCCACGGGACATTTTTGTTAATATTACTTCAAACATTAGTGATCTTGAAGAGGAAGCATCAGTTATGTTTGCTGAAATAGTAGATAGCAATGACAACTGCCAAAGCTTAATGAGGGAATTCGTTTGTCACTCCTTATTTCCACATTGTCCTTCAGAGGGCATGCGAAGAAGTATTTGTCGTCAGAGTTGTATGGAGGCCATGCAATGTGGAGGCAGGACGTTCCAAAATATACAGAGCCAACTACCACCAGGCTCTGATGCTTCTGGAAATTGTTTCAACCTGGTTGATACAGAAGCTGGTGATGCACCAGAATGCATTCTCTTAACATCCCAAAaagatggagaaaattttacagATG GCTCCTGTTTGGTTGGGAAAGGACAAAACTACACTGGTCCCATCAATGTTACGGCATCAGGACGTTCTTGTAGATCTTGGAGCCAACAAGATTTTTATCACCCTTTTATATTCCCGGAGTTATGGAATGCTACAGCATCATGCCGCAATCCTGGCGGAGCTGGCAAGAGACCATGGTGTTACGTCAACCTTACCGACAATGCTCCAGTCAGATGGGAATACTGCGATATACCACAATGTC CATCATGTGAACCAGTGCCAGATGAGTGTAGAAATGTACAAGGTTATAGCAGATCTACCAGTGTCTTTATTGGGAATAATGGACGGCAACAACAAAGTGATGCATTAGATGATTGTACCCCAGACAGCACTACCACCGCTTGCTATGATATCTGGAAGAACATTGCCTGTCACCTTGCATTTCCTAACTGTGTTGAAAGCACATCAATTAATCAGATGCACTCTGCTCGTCCATTGTGTAAAGCTTACTGTGAGAGGATAAAAAAAGTTACCAATGATGAGGGATCTTGTCCCATGCCACATGATTGTGATATGTCCTCGCTTGTTCATCAGCTACCAGAAAACTGCTCTGGCCTACCAAAGGAAAATTGTATTACAGCAG AACTCATATTACCTTCAACTACTGATGGAGAACTTGTGACAACAGACA ATGGTGATGACAAGCAAGTTCATTTGGCTCTATCCATTTTTGTTGCGGCTGCCGTTTGTCTGGTCAGTGTCCTCACAATTGCTGGAATAATTATTGGCTATTGTTGCTGTTGCTACTGTGGTGTTGAGCCAAATCGCAATGCACTTATCAAACCAATCCCTAATCCTCTGGAGAACCCAGTCTTTGCTACAATGAAATTCAAGTATGTCAGTAACCCAGATTATTCCAAGAGTTCATTCGAGAGCACCAGTGCTTTTGCTGACAAGAGTTTGCGTCCAATCTCAAAGACACAAATACACTACATTCGTGACCTAGGATCCGGTAATTTTGGCCTAGTCTACCAGGGCAAAGTGGAGAAGATTATTGAAGGAGAGGAATTCACAATGGCTGCTATCAAGACTCTCCGGGAAGGTAGCTCTGCAGAGGGTATGAAGAATTTCCTTCACGAAGCAAAACTAGCCTGCCAGTTTGACCATGACAATATTATCAAGCTACATGGGATCTGTATGTCTGAGGGCTTCTACTGTTTAGTGTTTGAGTACATGGACTTGGGTGATCTAAACGAGTACCTTCGAGGAAGTGCTAGTAGTACACAACGACACATCATGAACCCGCTAGATAGCACATCACGATCTAGAACTGAGTCCAGTCTATCTAATAATCCTCCTCGGTTGAACGTTCAACAACTAGTAAGCATCTGTCATCAAATTGCTCTGGGGATGGAGTACTTTGCGTCACTGAATCATGTCCATCGTGATCTAGCTACCAGGAATTGTCTAGTTGCTACCGGGCTTGTTGTAAAAATTGGGGATTTCGGTATGAGCCAGACCTTATACCATTCTGATTACTATAAGCAGAGAGGGGAGCAAGCTTTGCCTGTAAGATGGATGGCACCGGAAGCATTCATTTATGGCCGATTTTCATCTGAAGGAGACGTGTGGTCATTTGGAGTAGTAATGTGGGAAGTTTTTTCATTTGCAATGCAGCCCTACTATGGCAAGATGAATGACCAAGTGATGAACGAAGTACGGCGAGGCCACACGCTGTCACACCCTGACGATTGTCCAAGTACCATCTATGAAATAATGCGCAGCTGCTGGCAGATGGAACCACATCGGAGACCAACTTTCAGAGAACTTGTAGATGAGTTGAACACTTGGAGACCAACACACTGTAGCACAAGTACAGCTCTTGAATCACAGGGAAGTCTACGAGATGATATAGAAGATTCCGTCAGCCTCCCAAGTATCCAAGACAAAGATGTTGACCTAGAATTATCAGTATTCGACGATTGCAACATGTCAGGAACAGAGGAAGACATTGCAGACTAA
- the LOC136262766 gene encoding RNA cytosine C(5)-methyltransferase NSUN2-like yields the protein MVEQTQQTQIQEDLTQMKEEQLQAQELQAHEQIQLQEQQTETGTQEEQLQMTLPTLQGHSSPTELPEGTDPEKASSSIGLVVKPPAAYNLYHKRRQRGCFKEDPYVFLSPDRKLIMEYYGFQKDVPVGQLLTRTESGKERNVYLTSQELVVRNGSSVKGWMWTMNNLWPQLAGMARTLKTLQSPRKMK from the exons ATGGTAGAACAAACACAACAGACACAGATACAAGAGGACTTGACACAAATGAAAGAGGAGCAACTGCAAGCACAAGAGTTACAAGCTCATGAACAAATACAGCTACAAGAACAACAGACAGAGACAGGAACACAAGAAGAGCAATTACAAATGACCTTGCCAACTTTACAAGGACATAGCAGCCCAACTGAGTTACCTGAAGGAACTGATCCTGAAAAGGCCAGCAGCAGTATTGGCTTGGTGGTTAAGCCACCAGCTGCATACAACCT GTACCACAAGCGAAGGCAGCGTGGCTGTTTTAAAGAAGATCCGTATGTCTTTCTGTCCCCTGATCGGAAATTGATTAT GGAATACTATGGCTTTCAGAAGGATGTTCCAGTTGGACAGCTTCTCACTAGAACTGAATCTGGAAAGGAGAGAAATGTATACCTGACATCTCAAGAATTAGTTGTTAGAAATGGTAGCAGTGTAAAG GGATGGATGTGGACGATGAACAATCTCTGGCCACAATTAGCGGGCATGGCGAGGACACTGAAGACATTACAAAGCCCCAGGAAGATGAAATAG